GATCACAGTCTTGTTAAACCTCGACCAGACGCCGAGTAGCTCTTTTTGGAGTATTTGTCTGGTCTGTGCGTCAAGGTCTGCAAATGGCTCGTCCATGAGTATTATCTCAGGATCCACAGCCATTGCCCTGGCGATCGCGACCCGCTTCTTCATGCCGCCAGAGATCTGGTGAGGGTAGTAGTCCTCGAACCCCCTCAGACCTACCATTGTAATGAACTCTCTGGCGATTGAATCAGTATTGCCTTTGTTACGTGTTACTTCCAAGCCGAATTTCACGTTGTCGAGTACCGTCTTCCATGGCAGCAGCGAGTCTTCTTGAAATATGACCCCGAAGCGGTTCTTCTTTGGGTCTGGGGGATTCCCTTTGACAAGCACCTTTCCGCTCGTCGGCTGCAGGAGCCCGCACATCATTCTCAGCAACGTAGTCTTGCCGCAGCCGGATGGACCGACGACGCAAACGAACTTACCTTCGTCAACGCTGAGGGTGATGTCGCTTATCACCTCAATCGTCTCTTTTCCGGACTCGAAGGACTTTCCAACCGATCTTAGCTCTATTGCAGTTACCAAAGTGATCACCTATGCCTTTACTTCGACTCTCCACTTGAAGAGCCGCTTCTCGACAGTCAGGATGCCATAGTTGAGCACAAGACCGATTATACCGATGGCTATCATCCCGACTATTACCACATCTATCTGTAGTAGGTTTGCGTACTTGATTATAAGCCGCCCCAGCCCCTCAGGATCTCCTCCGATCATTTCAGCCGCCACTATGCACATCCACCCCACCCCTAGGCCAACCCTCAGCCCGCTCATTATCTCCGGGAGTGCACTGGGGAAGACTATTCTGGACGTGATCGTGCTGCTGTCTGCGCCGAATGTCTTCGCCATGTCCACGAGGACTGGTGATGTCCGCTTCACTCCAGCTATGGTGTTTAGGAGTATGGGGAAGAAGGCACCTATCCAGATCAGGAAGATGTAGCGCCACAAGCCGCTGAGTAGTATGATTGAGAGCGGGATCCAGGCGATGGGCGGTATGAATCGTATGGGCTCAATAATCGGTGTGGATAGGCTTCTCACCGAAGACTTCAGCCCCATGAAGACTCCGAGCGGAATTGCAGTGAGCCCTGCGAAGCCAAAGCCAAGCGCCACCCTGTAGATGCTCGTTAATGAGTGTGAGGGCAGGGTGTACCCGTCAATGTCACCCGTCGTGGAGATCCTTCCAAATGCCTGAAGGACTTCGTAAGGCCCCGGAAGGAATGGCGAATTGAGTGTCCATGCAATTAGCTGCCATATGAAAAAGAACACTGCCAGGGAGAGAACCCCTAGCAGAATCCCCTTGACCTGATCGATGCGCTCCATCCAAATCACTCATCATTAGATGAAGCGCGTGTCTATAAATGCATTTATGAATGCGTCGACCTGATCGTGCGTGACGGTAGTCACAACGCCCAAGTCTATCATCGAGTGAAGGAAAGTCTTCATGCTCTCCGGGTCAGGGGTCGAAGTGTAGACTATATGGGATAGTGCAAGCGTTATGATTTCTGAAGAATGGCCGGTGACGTTCATCGCTATCTGCTTGGCTGATTCGGGGTTGTTGGCGATGTACTGATTCGCCATTTTATGCACCTGAGCGAACTTCTGAACGACGTCCTGGTGCGCTTCAAGGTACTTGTTCGAGACGACCAGCACGCAGCACTGGTGGTTGGGGAAGAGATCGTGTGACGTCAGGAGCACATGGGCTCCAGATTGGACGGTGGCGATTGAAGGGGCAGGCTCCCAGCCAATGAATCCGTCAATTGTACCCTTGCTGAATTCGAGGGGCAGCGTAGCAATCGACATCGGGCTCTTAGTGACGGTGATGTTCCTCTCCCTGAGGAAGATGCTGAGCATTATGTCCTGTATGGTTCCCGTCCCCGGCGTCCCAATGTTCTTGCCGCTCAGTTCTTCAGGAGTATCTATGCCCTCCCTTGTGACTATGGCAGAGCCTTCAAGGTTGACTGAGGCTATGACCACTGGTAGGTGAGATTTTGCATCGGTGAGCGCCTTTGCCCTGGCAGATATTGCAGGGGGTGCGCCGACGTAAGCGAAATCGAGCTCTCCTGACAGGAACGCCTGCATCAGAGTGGGGCCGTTCACGTATTCCTTCAGCTGTATCTTCAATCCGTACTGCTCGAAGTAGCCCTGGTTCATCGCTACGAAGAGCGCCAAGTGGTGCAGATCTCCTGTCAGATGACCTATCCTTACGGTTTCGGCCTCTCTCGGGAAGATTACGCCTGATAAGTAAAGACCGCCGATGATTACAATGAGGGCAACTGCAGATACAATAAGGATTTTATTTACCATGTTTTGCACCCAAAAACTACCTCTTTTTGGTTAAATATATGCTTTTTGTGTACAATTGGGTGATAAAACTTCATTGAACATCCTTGAAATGGCACAAATACCACGAACATGATGCTGAGAACGTGATAAAAACTCACTGTATGCCCTTGAGGAAGAGGAAGACCGCGAGGGCGCTCATTTCGGCTGAGTCGGCGTCATGGGCGAAGGTAGCAATGACATGGTCACCTTCTTGAAGCCTAAACCTATTCATTAGTTCATAATGCATGGAAGGGCTGGTCTGCGAAAGGTCGTCCGTGATGGAAGGCACGACGATCCTTCCTCCAGAAAAGTTGAAGACGATCGCCCCTTCTGCACCCCATTTGATCGCAACATCTCTGAGCTTCAGTACGGAGTGCGCTGAAATGTCAAGGCTTATCTGGATTGCATATGACGGGTATCCAACACCCATTCCGCTGAGGTCAACCTTGCACGAAGAGACCATCCCCTTCTTGACCTTCCCGAGTACTTCGCGCCCAATGGAGGTCAGGGCACACCCCCCGATGCTGTCGATGCTTATAAGAGACTGCTGCTGGAGGCGCTTTATTATTGTCCTGACCGAGCCCTCCCCTATCCCGAGAACCCTAGACAGCATCACTCTACCGACCGACTTCGAGGATTCGATGACTATCAATGCCTTGATCACATGGACAGCCGTGTATGCAGCAGCAGGACCCTTCGGCTGCACGTTTTTGGATAGCGACTGAACGAAGGTGCTGTAAGGGTCAGACATGATCAATAGTATAGGTAGGATGCAATAATACCGTTTCGGTTTTTCATGACGCAGTATCGCAGAGTCCGTCCTGGCGCTTTTACGTGGAGAGCGGCTGTTCTGGACGTCTTTGAGGGGGGCGGCGTGTTCTGCCCATCGCCAGGTCGACGCGGAGACCCTGCTCTATTTTTATAGAGCATCGGGCTCTACTATTATAAAGGAGATTTTGGGGTGTTGTTATTGGAGAGCAAGGTTGAGGTTAAAGGGCTTTCAGGCTTAAGCAAGAGCTTCCGTGCAGCGGTCGAGAGCATAGGCAAAGAGGGTGACATGCTGTTTGTGGGCTCGCCATTCACATGCCTACCCTTTGCAGAGTTCCTGTCTTACGGCATAAGGGATTTTCCTCTGAAGCCATTCTTTATGCCCTCATCAGAGGCGAGCAAAATAAGGGAGATTGTGAAGGACGAAGGGTATGGATACCAGCTCGGCAAGCTGAAGGCGGGGACTGACTACCGCATAGTGACTCTACTTGGCGGGCTTGCGATCCCGAAGTACGGGGTTCCGCCTAAAGTCCTGAAGGAGGCGATCGACAGCCTGCCCGGCAAAAAGGACAAGGTTGCGGTGTGCTTCCAAGGGTCGCTCAGGAGCCCTGAATGGACAAACACCTTCCAGTTCAAATACTTAATAGATACGGACCTAACCGTAGCTATGGAGTAGGTAGAAATGATAAGAGAGCTTCAAGGCATCAGGCCGCAGATCGATCCCAAGGCATTCGTCCACGAGGATGCAGTGGTGATTGGTGACGTGATAATTGAAGAGGGGGCAAATGTATGGCCCTGCGCAGTGCTCAGGGGAGACATTGAACGCATTATAATCAAGAGCGGCGCAAGCATACAGGACGGCGCGGTCCTCCACACGGACAAAGGTTATCCCACAAATGTAGGCAAGGGGACAGTGATAGGGCACGGCTGCATCATCCACGGTTGCAGGATAGGCAACAACACGCTTGTGGGGATGGGTGCCATCATATTGACTGGTGCAGAAATAGGCGACGACTGCGTGATAGGGGCCGGCGCACTCATACCCGAAGGCAAGACAGTCCCGTCAGGCAGCGTCATGATGGGGCTGCCTGCGAAGAACGTTAGGAGCATAGAGGAGAGGGACAAGGAGAGGATCAGAGAGACGGCCGGGGCGTATCACGAACTGGTGAGGAAGTACAGAAGTGCGCCGCCTGAATGATTCCACTCTTATTTCTTCCAGCCCCTTTCTGCGAAGAGGATCATTGCCAGCCCCACGCAGAAGACGACTATGCTCAGGGCCTGGGGCAGCAGTGGCTGTTCCCCAAATCCGGATCGGGAAAGGTAGGTGTAAGAGAAAGCAGGCAGGAATGTCAGGATGAGGCCTATCAAGTAGAGGATGTTCCGACTCTCCATGAGGCTCACCCCTTCGGCGCATATATTTTGAGGTTCGGGAAGCCGGACAGCAGGTCTCTGACTAGCGAGACCGGGAGCTCGTCTAAGCTCTTGAATCCTACGACTGCGCACTTCTCGGGGTAGATATGTATGTAGTGGTCAAGGTCGAACCTGAACGTCGTCTCTTTTGGCCCGAATGTCACCTTGAATGGTATCCTTTTCGGAATAAGGATACTTGCAGAATTCATCACAAATTCTTTCTGGGCAGCAGGGATCTTCCTAGCGGACTTCCTCACCCTGATCCCCTTCGTCTCTTCCTTGGACAGCGAAATCTTGACCACACCCTTCGCTTCAGTGACGCAAACGGCTTCACCGTCATATTTGACCTCGAAGGGCTTACCCTGGTCCAAGAATGCCTTTATCTCTCCGAGTTTTGAGGAGGCGCTGCTCTCGCTCAATCGGCTCACCGACGTAGGTATCAGCTCTGCCCTATTTTAAGGGTATCCTTCAAAAATCAAAAGAAAGAAAGACCATTACAGATTGGCAAAGAAAAGACCGTAACTGTTAAAAATAATGCTAGGTTACTGACTACCCATATTCAGGAGTGCATATAGAATGCTCGAGATCAGGTGGCACGGCAGGGGCGGACAGGGGGCCGTCACGGCAGCAGAGATCCTTGCGACGGGTGCAATAAAAGAAGGCAAA
The sequence above is drawn from the Candidatus Methanosuratincola sp. genome and encodes:
- a CDS encoding ABC transporter ATP-binding protein encodes the protein MVTAIELRSVGKSFESGKETIEVISDITLSVDEGKFVCVVGPSGCGKTTLLRMMCGLLQPTSGKVLVKGNPPDPKKNRFGVIFQEDSLLPWKTVLDNVKFGLEVTRNKGNTDSIAREFITMVGLRGFEDYYPHQISGGMKKRVAIARAMAVDPEIILMDEPFADLDAQTRQILQKELLGVWSRFNKTVI
- a CDS encoding DUF2124 family protein; translation: MESKVEVKGLSGLSKSFRAAVESIGKEGDMLFVGSPFTCLPFAEFLSYGIRDFPLKPFFMPSSEASKIREIVKDEGYGYQLGKLKAGTDYRIVTLLGGLAIPKYGVPPKVLKEAIDSLPGKKDKVAVCFQGSLRSPEWTNTFQFKYLIDTDLTVAME
- a CDS encoding gamma carbonic anhydrase family protein — its product is MIRELQGIRPQIDPKAFVHEDAVVIGDVIIEEGANVWPCAVLRGDIERIIIKSGASIQDGAVLHTDKGYPTNVGKGTVIGHGCIIHGCRIGNNTLVGMGAIILTGAEIGDDCVIGAGALIPEGKTVPSGSVMMGLPAKNVRSIEERDKERIRETAGAYHELVRKYRSAPPE
- a CDS encoding ABC transporter substrate-binding protein; amino-acid sequence: MVNKILIVSAVALIVIIGGLYLSGVIFPREAETVRIGHLTGDLHHLALFVAMNQGYFEQYGLKIQLKEYVNGPTLMQAFLSGELDFAYVGAPPAISARAKALTDAKSHLPVVIASVNLEGSAIVTREGIDTPEELSGKNIGTPGTGTIQDIMLSIFLRERNITVTKSPMSIATLPLEFSKGTIDGFIGWEPAPSIATVQSGAHVLLTSHDLFPNHQCCVLVVSNKYLEAHQDVVQKFAQVHKMANQYIANNPESAKQIAMNVTGHSSEIITLALSHIVYTSTPDPESMKTFLHSMIDLGVVTTVTHDQVDAFINAFIDTRFI
- a CDS encoding ABC transporter permease, which translates into the protein MERIDQVKGILLGVLSLAVFFFIWQLIAWTLNSPFLPGPYEVLQAFGRISTTGDIDGYTLPSHSLTSIYRVALGFGFAGLTAIPLGVFMGLKSSVRSLSTPIIEPIRFIPPIAWIPLSIILLSGLWRYIFLIWIGAFFPILLNTIAGVKRTSPVLVDMAKTFGADSSTITSRIVFPSALPEIMSGLRVGLGVGWMCIVAAEMIGGDPEGLGRLIIKYANLLQIDVVIVGMIAIGIIGLVLNYGILTVEKRLFKWRVEVKA
- a CDS encoding DUF4443 domain-containing protein codes for the protein MSDPYSTFVQSLSKNVQPKGPAAAYTAVHVIKALIVIESSKSVGRVMLSRVLGIGEGSVRTIIKRLQQQSLISIDSIGGCALTSIGREVLGKVKKGMVSSCKVDLSGMGVGYPSYAIQISLDISAHSVLKLRDVAIKWGAEGAIVFNFSGGRIVVPSITDDLSQTSPSMHYELMNRFRLQEGDHVIATFAHDADSAEMSALAVFLFLKGIQ